A window of Mytilus edulis chromosome 10, xbMytEdul2.2, whole genome shotgun sequence contains these coding sequences:
- the LOC139491254 gene encoding uncharacterized protein — MKFAEDNQLTIKDLSFNSDEEINKLDENITKLKVCGSGSRRNSLEAAKSPNSSKGNGKCGRPANPIPRHKRDSHIKAEHKRRDKIQKGFDSLRELVPALENVSSKESKSSMLFKTAEYCRQLKVESKAEQDEALALHHEIESLGNQIHILQMELPAVGIKLQEKSSTDLDAMFDKYVKQKTQENWKFWMFRFLLKPLFEAYKKAMEGVTREMFVNSVGKWVEENMSLINLRPAVLSALRKVSTKTKIMDKPEEFKKNVEEIITHLGDENGNDSSEKDAELKSTNTYLKTGQLPKEQSNSVISSAPYHHLTLPPSLTLRTSSQQVGSDNKFNHGDSNLQSSLTTPSTIFHHDAHVQSSYDASLPNEIMSTNSGLTTGEITNDHSHDVPMTSFDLWDIPSKLPSVDSSSSLVDMVYTSAEENILYDSILNSFRQSECVSSVFSSSHDLMQVQPLHDLSDITHELFPSCITTASTTCHNSTFPVMSTGYDHTAVDMLTHPSFSDLDIMPSSMESSVDPISFLLDADSKDSTFHSSSFSNL; from the exons ATGAAGTTTGCCGAGGACAATCAATTGACCATTAAGGACTTGTCATTTAACTCAGACGAAGAAATAAATAAGCTTGACGAGAATATAACCAAGTTAAAG GTATGTGGCAGTGGTTCAAGAAGAAACAGTTTGGAGGCTGCAAAGTCACCAAACTCCAGCAAAGGCAATGGAAAATGTGGGAGACCAGCCAACCCTATTCCAAGGCACAAAAGAGATTCCCATATTAAAGCAGAACATAAAAGGAGGGATAAAATACAG AAAGGCTTTGATTCTCTACGTGAGCTAGTTCCAGCCCTAGAAAATGTTTCCTCTAAAGAAAGCAAGTCATCAATGTTGTTTAAAA CTGCTGAATACTGTCGCCAACTTAAGGTTGAATCTAAGGCCGAGCAGGACGAGGCCCTTGCCCTGCACCATGAAATAGAGTCACTGGGTAACCAAATTCA TATTCTACAAATGGAATTGCCTGCTGTTGGTATAAAACTACAAGAGAAGTCCAGCACTGACCTTGATGCAATGTTTGACAAGTATGTGAAGCAGAAAACACAAGAAAACTGGAAATTCTGGATG TTCCGCTTTTTGTTGAAACCATTGTTTGAGGCTTATAAAAAAGCTATGGAAGGTGTGACCAGGGAGATGTTTGTGAATTCAGTTGGAAAGTGGGTCGAAGAAAATATGTCCCTTATAAATCTCCGACCag CTGTTTTGTCAGCACTGAGGAAGGTCAGCACTAAAACCAAAATAATGGACAAACCAGAGGAATTTAAAAAGAATGTTGAGGAGATAATAACACATTTAGGTGATGAGAATGGTAATGATTCTTCAGAAAAGGATGCAGAGCTGAAATCCACAAATACATATCTTAAAACTGGACAACTTCCCAAAGAGCAGAGTAATTCAGTTATATCTTCCGCACCATATCATCATCTTACCCTGCCACCATCCCTCACTTTACGTACAAGTTCTCAACAAGTAGGATCGGACAATAAATTCAACCACGGAGATTCTAATTTACAATCATCATTGACGACGCCCTCTACAATTTTCCATCATGATGCACATGTGCAGTCATCGTATGATGCAAGTCTGCCAAACGAAATAATGAGCACTAACTCAGGACTTACCACAGGGGAGATAACAAATGATCATTCTCATGATGTTCCTATGACATCATTTGATCTGTGGGATATCCCGTCTAAACTTCCGTCAGTTGATTCCTCCTCTTCTCTTGTGGATATGGTTTATACAAGCGCTGAGGAAAACATATTATATGATTCGATTCTTAACTCTTTCAGACAAAGTGAATGTGTAAGCTCAGTATTTTCTTCGTCACATGATCTGATGCAGGTTCAGCCTCTCCATGACTTGTCAGATATAACACACGAGTTATTTCCTTCCTGTATAACAACGGCATCAACAACGTGTCATAATTCCACATTCCCTGTGATGTCAACAGGTTATGATCATACCGCAGTTGACATGTTGACACATCCGTCATTCTCTGACCTTGACATTATGCCATCATCAATGGAATCATCTGTTGATCCTATTTCATTCCTGTTGGATGCCGATTCAAAAGATAGCACGTTTCATTCatcttcattttcaaatttatga